CGGCGCCTCGATGGCGATGGTGCCCTTGCGGGTCACCGGCGGCGCCAGCCGGCGGCGCGCTTCGAAGATCAATCGACTCATCGGGGGGCTCCCTCAGCAGATGCGACGCGGCCGGGCTTCTGGTCGGGCGTCAGCCCGTCGTGTGCCAGCAACGCGTCGGCGCGCGATAGTGTCGGGCCGCTCGCGAACAGCGACAGCACCGACCACGGAATGGGGACCGGTGACCCGGTAAGGCCAAGGGCTTCAACGGTTTTGCCCTGCCCGGCGGCCGAGTGCTCGGCCTCGTTGTCGATGCCGTAACGGACACCGGTGTCGGAGACCCAGAACAGCGACCCGGCGCCCGGCGAGTTCGGGCCGCCGCCGACGGACTGGGTGAAGTAGCCGGTACCCGGCGCCAGGGCGACGCGGGTGGCGGTGGCCGGCGAGCCGCCGCCCACCAGGTCGACCGTGCGGATCGAGTCGGCGACAGGCAGAGCCGAGCCGGACAGCAGGTTCACCGAACTGCTGGCGGCGCGGGCGGGCTTGCTCCAATAGGCGCACGCGACAGGCGATTTGGCCGCATCCACCAGGCCGACCTGCTGGTCCGGGTACCGCGCGGTGTCCAGCATCCGCGACACCGGCAGCTTGGCCACCGCATCGGCGCCCAGCCGCGGAGGTTGGTCCAGCCCATAGGAATTCGTGTTCCGCAGGATTGCGGCGAGCACCGGTGAGATCTGCTGCAGACCGTCGGGCAACACCGCGTAGTAGCGCGGCGCCCCCGAGGAGCTCTGGTCCAGGGTGTAGGACACCACCACCGCGCCGATCGGGGCCGGCGCGGTAAACGGCGCCGGCGCACCGGCGTTCGGAATGCCGGGCGCGGTCAGCGGCGGCGCTTCGGGAATAGCGTTGAACAGGCCCAGGGCGATCGGGCGAGGCGCGGGGATCTCGGAGTTGCCCTGTCCCAAACCAAGTGCGTTCGTGATCGCGTGGTCGGTCAGGTTGATCTGGCTGCGCTTGCCGTCCCACAGCAGCCAGGTGGTGCCGTCCCGCTCGGCGAGCAGCGCCTGCCGCGGCGCGAGCGTGGCGGCGCGGGCGCCGCTGCTGTCCGGCCGGCCGGCGATCACCGTGACGCCGGTGCTGTGCGCGGCGTGCCCACCGGGGTCACTCACCGCGTCGCACACGGTCCAGTTCGCGTCCGTCGACGGGTTTTGCACCATGCGTTCCGGCGCGCCCGGGATGCCGATCAGGTTGCCGCGCGGAAACCGATCCAGCTCAGTGCTTTTCACCATGGTGGGGTCCACCGGCCGGCCCGTGATCAGGCGGGCCGAGGTCAGGTTGAGCACCGGATGCAGGTCCTCACCGACACGGACATACAGCGCGGCGGTGGACCGGTCGGCGAGCACCGCGTTGGTACCCGCCGTCCCGTTGGGCCGGATCAGCGAGAACACGAAGCAGCCGGCCAGGCCGGTGACCAGGAGGACGATCCCCATCGCGACCGCGCGCGACTGTGTGCGCAGGGGGTCGACGAGC
The sequence above is drawn from the Mycobacterium marseillense genome and encodes:
- the eccB gene encoding type VII secretion protein EccB codes for the protein MTSNNQPDERRSFASRTPVNDNPDQVEYRRGFVTRHQVTGWRFVMRRIASGIALHDTRMLVDPLRTQSRAVAMGIVLLVTGLAGCFVFSLIRPNGTAGTNAVLADRSTAALYVRVGEDLHPVLNLTSARLITGRPVDPTMVKSTELDRFPRGNLIGIPGAPERMVQNPSTDANWTVCDAVSDPGGHAAHSTGVTVIAGRPDSSGARAATLAPRQALLAERDGTTWLLWDGKRSQINLTDHAITNALGLGQGNSEIPAPRPIALGLFNAIPEAPPLTAPGIPNAGAPAPFTAPAPIGAVVVSYTLDQSSSGAPRYYAVLPDGLQQISPVLAAILRNTNSYGLDQPPRLGADAVAKLPVSRMLDTARYPDQQVGLVDAAKSPVACAYWSKPARAASSSVNLLSGSALPVADSIRTVDLVGGGSPATATRVALAPGTGYFTQSVGGGPNSPGAGSLFWVSDTGVRYGIDNEAEHSAAGQGKTVEALGLTGSPVPIPWSVLSLFASGPTLSRADALLAHDGLTPDQKPGRVASAEGAPR